A segment of the Lycium barbarum isolate Lr01 chromosome 7, ASM1917538v2, whole genome shotgun sequence genome:
TTTTATCACCAATTCAGCATCAAATATTTTCGGAGTTCCCGAGGTAAATGCAGAGATTTTAAGGTAATATTTGATCCCAGAAACAACTTGTGTTTCTGCCTCAACAACCTCAGCAAAGCTCAAAAACTCAACATTGTCCTTCTGCATTATGTGATTGTACTTCCTTAAACTCTGGTTGTACTCTTCCACACAATACTTGCCcaattcttgaatttttttgtttgttttcacaTCCTTGATTGGACTTCTTCCCCCAACTTTTCTTCCAAGAACTTTTGATGGGGTTGAACAAAATGATGTTATTATGAAGAGGGTGATGAGAAAGGAGATGATTTTTGTGGATTTTGTCATGTTTTTGATGATTGAAATTTGATGGGAATGTTTTTGGCAGATGAAGTGAAGAGTGGAAGAATTTATATAGGGTTTTAGTGGTGGAGAGATCCCCTCAACTTTGTTTTATTTGACATAGTTTAGCTCGATACAATgtttaaggaaaaataattttaaaatttatagtTTTGAATATGCATGTCATAATATTTTTTGTAGCTGCAAATGTTTTTTGAAAGCACGTCATAATATTTGTTTGTCCATAAAAAAATTTCATAAAGAAAATATCAAAATGTGTCGTTCTTTTAATCGGACTAATAAATAAATACCGCCAAACAGAGTGGAACGCATAATAACAAACTAATACAAAAATGAACAGTAATATTTTTCTAGATAATGTATtctctctatttcaatttataagTGGTCTGAGATTAGTAtagagtttaaaaaagaaagaggaaaatACATTCTCTCTATTTCGATTTATAAGTGGTCGTGTTTAAGAAAGATAAAACGAAAATTTATCACATACCAAACTTACACTCAGAATATATGGTCATAAACATATCACGAAATCTTATGTAACTATAAAAGCATCCCGTTAAAGAGAAAATTGTCAAAAATTGTTGAT
Coding sequences within it:
- the LOC132601961 gene encoding cysteine proteinase inhibitor B-like yields the protein MTKSTKIISFLITLFIITSFCSTPSKVLGRKVGGRSPIKDVKTNKKIQELGKYCVEEYNQSLRKYNHIMQKDNVEFLSFAEVVEAETQVVSGIKYYLKISAFTSGTPKIFDAELVIKSWEKKKELVHFSPFPTNDDN